The Pseudomonas viciae genomic interval CGTCACCGCGCTGGGCGCCACCGCCATCTAGATCGTGGAGTGCTCTTGTGGCGAGGGAGCAAGCGCCCTCGCCACAAGAGCTGCACTACAAGGGCCTGCAAAGTCAGCAGGCATAAAAAACCCGACATCAAGGTCGGGTTCAATTGAAGACGGGCTGTATCACTTTTGTTCGGCAGGCTTGACCAGTCGTTTTTCCAGCTCGCTGCAAGCTTTTTGGATCATGTCTTCGGTGATCGGAACTTCGCGCCCTTGGGCATCGATGAACGAGCAGCCCAGGGACTGGTCCGGTTGCGTGCGGATTACTTGAATCTTGTCGTCGCTGCTGTGTTGCAAGGACATGGCCTGTCTCCTCATCAGGTTGTGTGCCTACTTTAATGTCGCCAGGTGACCGAGCCATGACACTCCTTGTAGGTTCATGGCGACACCTCCACTCAATCAGAAACACAGTTGCGTTTCCAGCCAGACTTTAGACCGATAACATCTAGTCCCTAGTCGTTGTGGTCATATTTAACCTGACTCATTCTGATTCAAACATGGTTGCGCTGCGCTTCGGTGTCGCTGATCGGCCTTTTTCTGCTGCATTATCGGACGTTTCTGATGCTTTCTTCCCAACAGCGCCGGGCTATCCACCTGGCCAGCGGTTTTATCGCACCTTATCGCAAGCAGGTCGTCGGCGCTTTGCTGGCGCTGATTGTTACCGCCGGTATTACTTTGTCCATGGGGCAAGGCATCCGGTTGTTGGTGGACCAGGGGTTCATGACCCGTTCCCCGCACTTGCTCAATCAGTCCATCGGTCTGTTCATGGTGCTGGTGGTGGGGCTGGCGATTGGTACATTTTCCCGTTTCTACCTGGTGTCGTGGATCGGTGAGCGGGTGGTGGCGGATATCCGGCGGCAGGTCTTCAACCATTTGGTCTACCTGCACCCGGGGTTCTACGAGAACAACCGCAGTTCGGAAATTCAGTCGCGCCTGACCGCCGATACCACCCTGCTGCAGTCGGTGATTGGTTCGTCGCTGTCGTTGTTTTTGCGCAACGCCTTGATGGTGGTGGGCGGCATCGTGCTGTTGTTTATCACCAACCCCAAACTCACCAGCATCGTGGTGATTGCCCTGCCGTTGGTGTTGGCGCCGATCCTGGTGTTCGGCCGCCGGGTGCGCAGCCTGTCGCGTCAGAGCCAGGACCGCATTGCCGACGTCGGCAGTTACGTCTCCGAAACCCTCGGCCAGATCAAGACCGTGCAGGCTTACAATCATCAGGTCCAGGATGAACAACGTTTTTCCGTGACGGTGGAGCAGGCCTTCGAGACCGCCCGCAAGCGCATCGCCCAGCGGGCCTGGCTGATCACCCTGGTGATCGTGCTGGTGCTGGGAGCGGTTGGCGTGATGCTCTGGGTTGGCGGCATGGATGTGATCGCCGGGCGGATTTCCGGCGGTGAGCTGGCGGCTTTCGTGTTCTATAGCCTGATCGTCGGCAGCGCCTTCGGTACCCTGAGCGAAGTGATCGGCGAGTTGCAACGGGCGGCGGGCGCGGCGGAGCGAATTGCCGAGTTGCTGCGTTCGGAAAACATCATCCAGCCGCCGGCCGCAGGTCTTGTGACATTGCCTGCACGAGTCAGGGGCGATTTGCGTCTCGAAGGTGTGCGTTTTTCCTATCCGTCCCGGCCGGAAAGCTATGCGGTCGACGGCCTTGACCTGACCATCCACGCTGGCGAAACCCTCGCCCTGGTCGGGCCTTCCGGCGCCGGCAAATCAACGGTGTATGACCTGCTGCTGCGTTTCTACGATCCGGTGCAAGGGCAAATCTTCATCGATGACGTGCCGCTGACGCAGCTCGATCCGCTGGACCTGCGTCGCCATTTCGCCCTGGTTTCGCAAAATCCAGCGCTGTTTTTTGGCACGGTTGAAGAGAACATTCGCTACGGCAACCCCGAGGCGACGTCCGAGCAGGTGCGCGAGGCTGCGCAGATCGCCCATGCCCACGATTTCATCGAAAAAATGCCCGACGGCTACCAGACCCACCTGGGCGACGGGGGCCTCGGGCTTTCCGGCGGCCAGCGTCAACGCCTGGCCATCGCCCGGGCGCTGCTGGTGGATGCACCGATCCTGCTGCTGGACGAAGCCACCAGTGCCCTCGATGCGCAAAGCGAACACCTGATCCAGCAGGCCTTGCCCAGCCTGATGAAAAACCGCACCACCCTGGTCATCGCCCACCGCCTGGCCACGGTGAAAAACGCCGACCGGATCGCCGTGATGGATCAGGGCAAAGTGGTAGCCGTGGGCACTCACCAGGAACTGGTGGCCAGCAATGCGCTGTATGCGCGGTTGGCGGCGTTGCAGTTCAATGTGGGCCTGGAGCCGGCAACTGACTGAGGACTACGCACACCTGTGGGAGCGGGCTTGCTCGCGAAAGCGGTTGTCAGTCAGCATCATCGTTGGCTGATACATCGCCTTCGCGAGCAAGCCCGCTCCTACAAGGTCCAGTAACGGACCAAAAAAATGCCCGTATCTTTCAATACGGGCATTTTTGCTTTCAGGAGCCGCTTGCCGCTAACCCTCACTGATCATCAAAGTAGCGCTCATGCCAGTCCACCAGCGGTTGTGGCGAGTTGAGCTTCTGGCCGTAGATCACCGAGTATGACAACACGTTCTGCACGTATTGGCGGGTTTCATCGAACGGGATGCTTTCGACCCAGACGTCGAAGCTCAAGTGGTCGGCGCCGCGCAGCCACTGGCGTACGCGACCGGGGCCGGCGTTGTAGGCCGCCGAGGCCAGGACGCGGTTGCCGTTGAACTGGCTGTGGACCTGGCTCAGGTAGGCCGCGCCAAGCTGGATGTTTTTGTCCGGGTTCAACACCTGCTGTGGCGAAGCCAGGGGGATGCTGAATTTGCGCGCGGTTTCCTTGGCGGTGCCAGGCATTAACTGCATCAGGCCAGCGGCGCCGACGCCGGAGCGGGCGTCGTCCATGAAGGCGCTTTCCTGGCGGGTGATCGCGAACACCCAGCTCGAATGCAGGCCACGGACCTTCGCTTCGCGCACCAGGGTATCGCGGTGGGCCATCGGGAAACGGATGTCCAGGTCGTCCCAGTACTTGGCCTGGCTGATGGTGCGGATGGCCGGAAAATACCATTTCAGGTCATAGGCCAGCTTCGCCTGGGCGACCATTTCGTCCCGGCTGAAATGACGGCTGACGTGATACCACTCGCGGCGTCCGTCGACGATGTCGCCACGGGCATGAAATTCCAGCGCCCGACGTATTCCGGGCGTGTTGCGCACCTTATTGATCAGCGCCTGGCTCATCACCAGGGGTTTGTTGACGAGCGAGTACGGTGACTGGGAGCGGTCGGCAGCCAGGAAACCATAGAAATCCCGCTCACGGGCCAGATGCTTGTACAGCGTCAGCGCCTCGGGGTTTTGCGGCTGTGCCAGCTCCAAGGCGCGGGCCTGCCAGTAGCGCCAGCGGTTGGTGCTGGCCAGTGACTCGGGCAAGCGACGCGTCAACTGATAGGCGTCGTCCCAGCGGGCCAGGCGCAGCAGCAGGCGCAGGCGCCATTCCGAAACGGTGTCGTCCCGCAGTTCCGGGTCGTATTTGGTCATCACGTCCAGGGCGCGGCTGTCGAAGCGCTTGGCCAGGGTCAGGCCAATTTCCCGGGCAATCGCGACTTTTTCATCCCGGGAGAAGTGCATGGTGCTGGCGTAGCCGTCCAGCAGCGCCATGGCTTTCTCTGGATCCTGACGGGCCAGGCGACGCAGGCCGAGGCTGACGATATCGGCCATCGGTTCATCGGCCGGGGCGAAGCGCGATGGTTGGTTGAGCAGTTCCGGTTTCTGCGCGACGTCCACGAGCAAACTGCCGCGGGGGGCAAGGGTGGTCAGGCCGCTGACCAGGCTCTTGGCCAGCGGGTAATTGCGCGCCTGGGCCGCCAGTTTGGTGCGCTCCCAGCGTTTTTGCTCGGTCAGTTGTCCCTGGGATGCCCACAGGCCGAACAGCGCATCGCATGCCTGCGGCTGGGACTTGCCGGTGAGCCACAGTTTTTCGGTGTTGGCGTAGCCTTCGGCCTTCAGCCCATGGGTGAGCTGGTACTGCGCGTTGAGACAGTCCAGTTCGGTGAAGTTGAGTTTGGGGTCGTAATACTTGACGAACGTTTCCCAGTCGCCGCGCTCGCTCAGCCAGCGCAACCAGCGCAGCTTCATCCAGTTGGCCTGGGGCAGGTCACCGTGTTCGGCGAGGAATTTCTCGATTTCGGCGTTGCTGGCGCTCTTGAGGCGAGCGGTCAGTTCGTCGTAGGCCAGGTAGGGTTCCAGCGGATAATCGCGCAGAGCCTGGCTGTAGCGAAAGTAGGGGGCGGAATCACCCTTGGCCAAGGCGCGCTTGGCTTCATCGTAATACTGGCGTTGTGTGGAAATATCCACTGCCTGGGCGGTCTGAACGGCAGTGGCACATACAAATAGGCAAGATAAAACACTGAAAAGGCGACTGCGCATGATACGTCCGGGCAGAAAAAACATGACAAGCCCAAGGGTTAACCCAGGGTAACTATCTGTAGCTTAGCCTTTTGCCAGCAACCGGCGAAAGCTTTGCAGGGCCGTCGGTGCAAGTTCGCAACAATTATTGTGCAGAGTGCTGCAGTGGCGAAATTGGCGGACTCTTGGGGCCTCATCTCAGGTAGAATGCGCGCCCGGTTTTTGGAGAAGCTCATGACCCTGCTCAAATTCAGCGATGTGTCCCTTGCTTTCGGCGCTATGCCGTTGTTGGACAAGGTGTCCTGGCAGATCGCCCGTGGTGAGCGGGTGTGCATCATCGGCCGCAACGGCACTGGCAAGTCCAGCATGATGAAGCTGGTCAAGGGCGATCAGAAGCCCGATGACGGCTCGGTCTGGCGCGCCCCAGGCCTGAAAATCGGCGAATTGCCCCAGGAACTGCCGGTGGCCGACGAGCGGACCGTGTTCGACGTGGTCGCCGAAGGCCTGGACGGTGTCGGCGCGCTGCTGGCCGAGTATCACCACTTGAGCCAGAACATCGTTACCGATGCCGACCTGGACAAGTTGATGCACGTGCAGCACGACCTTGAAGCCCGTGATGGCTGGCGTCTGCAGCAATTGGTCGACAGCACCCTGAGCCGCCTGCAACTGCCGGCCGACAAGACCCTCGCCGAGTTATCCGGCGGCTGGCGTCGCCGCGTCCTGCTGGCCCAGGCCCTGGTGTCCGAACCGGACCTGCTGCTGCTCGACGAACCGACCAACCACCTGGACATCGGCGCCATCGCCTGGCTTGAAGAAGCCTTGAAGGACTTCCAGGGCGCGGTGCTGTTCATCACCCACGACCGTTCTTTCCTGCAGAACCTGGCGACCCGTATCCTCGAACTGGACCGCGGCGGCCTGATCGACTGGAACGGCGATTACGCCAGCTTCCTGGTGCACAAGGAAGCGGCGCTGGCGGCGGAAGAAACCGCCAACGCGCTGTTCGATAAAAAACTGGCCCAGGAAGAAGTCTGGATTCGCCAGGGTATCAAGGCTCGTCGCACCCGCAACGAAGGTCGTGTGCGCGCGCTCAAGGCCCTTCGCATGGAGCGCAGCGAACGTCGCGAACGCACCGGCAAGGCCAACATTCAGTTGGATACCGCTGATAAGTCCGGCAAGCAGGTAATGGTGCTTGAGAACGTGAGTTTCGCGCACCCGGGCGGCCCGTTCCTGATCAAGGACTTTTCCATGGTGTTGCAGCGCGGTGACCGCATCGGGCTGCTGGGCGCCAACGGCACCGGCAAGACCACCTTGCTCAAGCTGATGCTCGGCGGCCTGGTGCCGACCAACGGCAAGGTGGAAGAGGGCACGAAGATCGACGTCGCCTACTTCGACCAGTTGCGCCATCAGTTGGACCTGGAAAAGACTGTGATCGACAACGTCGCTGAAGGTCGCGACTTCATCGATATCGACGGTCAGAGCCGCCACGTGCTGAGCTACCTCGGCGATTTCCTGTTCAGCCCCCAGCGTGCCCGTACGCCGGTCAAGGCGTTGTCCGGTGGTGAGCGAGCCCGTCTGT includes:
- a CDS encoding PA1571 family protein — its product is MSLQHSSDDKIQVIRTQPDQSLGCSFIDAQGREVPITEDMIQKACSELEKRLVKPAEQK
- a CDS encoding ABC transporter transmembrane domain-containing protein, which translates into the protein MLSSQQRRAIHLASGFIAPYRKQVVGALLALIVTAGITLSMGQGIRLLVDQGFMTRSPHLLNQSIGLFMVLVVGLAIGTFSRFYLVSWIGERVVADIRRQVFNHLVYLHPGFYENNRSSEIQSRLTADTTLLQSVIGSSLSLFLRNALMVVGGIVLLFITNPKLTSIVVIALPLVLAPILVFGRRVRSLSRQSQDRIADVGSYVSETLGQIKTVQAYNHQVQDEQRFSVTVEQAFETARKRIAQRAWLITLVIVLVLGAVGVMLWVGGMDVIAGRISGGELAAFVFYSLIVGSAFGTLSEVIGELQRAAGAAERIAELLRSENIIQPPAAGLVTLPARVRGDLRLEGVRFSYPSRPESYAVDGLDLTIHAGETLALVGPSGAGKSTVYDLLLRFYDPVQGQIFIDDVPLTQLDPLDLRRHFALVSQNPALFFGTVEENIRYGNPEATSEQVREAAQIAHAHDFIEKMPDGYQTHLGDGGLGLSGGQRQRLAIARALLVDAPILLLDEATSALDAQSEHLIQQALPSLMKNRTTLVIAHRLATVKNADRIAVMDQGKVVAVGTHQELVASNALYARLAALQFNVGLEPATD
- a CDS encoding transglycosylase SLT domain-containing protein translates to MRSRLFSVLSCLFVCATAVQTAQAVDISTQRQYYDEAKRALAKGDSAPYFRYSQALRDYPLEPYLAYDELTARLKSASNAEIEKFLAEHGDLPQANWMKLRWLRWLSERGDWETFVKYYDPKLNFTELDCLNAQYQLTHGLKAEGYANTEKLWLTGKSQPQACDALFGLWASQGQLTEQKRWERTKLAAQARNYPLAKSLVSGLTTLAPRGSLLVDVAQKPELLNQPSRFAPADEPMADIVSLGLRRLARQDPEKAMALLDGYASTMHFSRDEKVAIAREIGLTLAKRFDSRALDVMTKYDPELRDDTVSEWRLRLLLRLARWDDAYQLTRRLPESLASTNRWRYWQARALELAQPQNPEALTLYKHLARERDFYGFLAADRSQSPYSLVNKPLVMSQALINKVRNTPGIRRALEFHARGDIVDGRREWYHVSRHFSRDEMVAQAKLAYDLKWYFPAIRTISQAKYWDDLDIRFPMAHRDTLVREAKVRGLHSSWVFAITRQESAFMDDARSGVGAAGLMQLMPGTAKETARKFSIPLASPQQVLNPDKNIQLGAAYLSQVHSQFNGNRVLASAAYNAGPGRVRQWLRGADHLSFDVWVESIPFDETRQYVQNVLSYSVIYGQKLNSPQPLVDWHERYFDDQ
- a CDS encoding ATP-binding cassette domain-containing protein codes for the protein MTLLKFSDVSLAFGAMPLLDKVSWQIARGERVCIIGRNGTGKSSMMKLVKGDQKPDDGSVWRAPGLKIGELPQELPVADERTVFDVVAEGLDGVGALLAEYHHLSQNIVTDADLDKLMHVQHDLEARDGWRLQQLVDSTLSRLQLPADKTLAELSGGWRRRVLLAQALVSEPDLLLLDEPTNHLDIGAIAWLEEALKDFQGAVLFITHDRSFLQNLATRILELDRGGLIDWNGDYASFLVHKEAALAAEETANALFDKKLAQEEVWIRQGIKARRTRNEGRVRALKALRMERSERRERTGKANIQLDTADKSGKQVMVLENVSFAHPGGPFLIKDFSMVLQRGDRIGLLGANGTGKTTLLKLMLGGLVPTNGKVEEGTKIDVAYFDQLRHQLDLEKTVIDNVAEGRDFIDIDGQSRHVLSYLGDFLFSPQRARTPVKALSGGERARLLLAKLFSKPANLLVLDEPTNDLDVETLELLEEVLLTFNGTVLMVSHDRAFLDNVVTSTLVFEGEGLVREYVGGYQDWLRQGGSPRLLGVTESKSGKADLNSAVVKAEPAPVAAAAPAPAKKKLSYKLQRELEALPGDIDAKEKQIAAVEADMADAGFYQRPATETAKVIAHLEQLQAELDALVERWAELDA